A section of the Oreochromis aureus strain Israel breed Guangdong linkage group 22, ZZ_aureus, whole genome shotgun sequence genome encodes:
- the lypla2 gene encoding acyl-protein thioesterase 2 — MCGNNMSVPLLAEAVTVSGVEKETAAVIFLHGLGDSGHGWADTLTGIRLPHVKFICPHAPPIPVTLNMKSMMPAWFDLMGLSPDSPEDESGIKKAAENIKAIIEHEARNGIPPNRIILGGFSQGGALSLYTALTCQHQLAGVVALSCWLPLHRSFPSVSSGNKNLPILQCHGEMDAMIPVQFGAMTAEKLKSIVNPQMITFKTFPGLPHSSCPQEMAAVKEFIEKLLPRI, encoded by the exons ATGTGTGGCAACAACATGTCTGTGCCGCTGCTCGCCGAGGCTGTGACGGTGTCTGGGGTGGAGAAGGAGACCGCGGCG GTGATCTTCCTTCATGGTTTGGGAGACTCAGG GCATGGGTGGGCGGATACTTTGACGGGGATCCGGCTGCCTCACGTCAAGTTTATCTGCCCCCACGC GCCCCCCATTCCCGTTACACTCAACATGAAGTCGATGATGCCCGCGTG GTTTGACCTCATGGGTCTCAGCCCCGACTCTCCAGAGGACGAATCTGGAATCAAGAAGGCAGCAGAAAACA TCAAGGCCATAATCGAGCACGAGGCCAGAAATGGGATCCCTCCAAACCGTATAATACTTGGCGGTTTCTCTCAG GGTGGGGCCTTGTCCTTGTATACCGCCTTGACCTGCCAGCACCAGTTGGCTGGTGTTGTGGCCCTCAGCTGCTGGCTTCCACTTCACAGGAGTTTCCCATCG GTGTCAAGTGGCAATAAGAACCTCCCAATCCTGCAGTGCCACGGTGAGATGGACGCCATGATTCCTGTGCAGTTTGGTGCCATGACGGCAGAAAAACTCAAATCCATAGTCAACCCTCAAATGATTACCTTTAAAACCTTCCCAGGGCTCCCTCACAGCTCCTGTCCTCAG GAGATGGCAGCTGTAAAGGAATTTATCGAGAAGCTTTTGCCCCGGATCTGA